A window of Conger conger chromosome 13, fConCon1.1, whole genome shotgun sequence contains these coding sequences:
- the fam131ab gene encoding protein FAM131A isoform X2 — protein MLPKSRRALTIQEIAALARSSLHGISQVVKDHVTKPTAMAQGRVAHLIEWKGWCKPTDSPAALESDFNSYSDLSEGEQEARFAAGVAEQFAIAEAKLRAWSSVDGDDSNDDSYDEDFPPANEPPQPTQSTDTMAYPHYLRDLLHSHVCQRGPRGPCEADGSPDPWPAGGSPDTLRSSLCSLEDHPLLRDLGCPPATPADLAAKILGALAGGEELLARLQRAGGDCAFRSLGPGGDDSSFSVSYSESFLSPAEEDDLPCKDYDSVCRDLPPGYAGRRKVSDVASSGVVSLDDEDEEEEEEEEDEGQRRQRQGQ, from the exons ATGTTGCCCAAATCGAGAAGAGCGCTCACCATTCAAGAGATTGCAGCACTGGCACGGTCATCACTACACG gtATCTCCCAGGTTGTGAAGGACCATGTGACCAAGCCCACCGCCATGGCGCAGGGTCGCGTGGCCCACCTGATCGAGTGGAAGGGCTGGTGCAAGCCCACCGACTCGCCCGCCGCCCTGGAGTCCGACTTCAACTCGTACTCCGACCTCAgcgagggagagcaggaggcccGCTTCGCCGCAG GTGTGGCCGAGCAGTTCGCCATCGCGGAGGCCAAGCTGCGAGCGTGGTCATCCGTGGATGGCGACGACTCCAATGATGACTCCTACGATGAGGATTTCCCCCCGGCGAACGagcccccccaacccacccaaAGCACAG ACACGATGGCCTACCCCCATTACCTGCGGGACCTCCTGCACAGCCACGTGTGCCAgcgcgggccccggggcccctgcGAGGCGGACGGCAGCCCGGACCCCTGGCCGGCGGGCGGCTCCCCCGACACCCTGCGCTCCAGCCTGTGCAGCCTGGAGGACCACCCGCTGCTGCGGGACCTGGGCtgcccccccgccacccccgcGGACCTGGCCGCCAAGATCCTGGGCGCCCTGGCGGGGGGCGAGGAGCTGCTGGCTCGGCTGCAGAGGGCCGGCGGGGACTGCGCCTTCCGCAGCCTGGGGCCCGGGGGAGACGACTCCTCCTTCTCCGTGTCCTACTCCGAGTCCTTCCTGTCCCCGGCCGAGGAGGACGACCTGCCCTGCAAGGACTACGACAGCGTCTGCCGGGACCTCCCGCCGGGCTACGCCGGCCGCAGGAAGGTCTCCGACGTGGCCTCCTCCGGGGTGGTGTCTCTGGACGACgaagacgaggaggaggaggaggaggaggaggatgaaggaCAGAGGAGGCAGAGGCAGGGGCAGTGA
- the LOC133107536 gene encoding heat shock protein beta-7-like: MHRGGSLYGMASSSSLSSSSYRSARYSSSSFRAESSDGQDSLFQPYLDGSPHCLFGEERTGTPLLPFSRCHRESFGYPGATGTSELGRPASMGVVQAVADSYLMSADVSQFEPHDVVVMAYSHWVVIHAEKVAEDGSVSDTFTHKSQLPDDMDPLSLSSSLTPEGTLLVSVRKICGLETPEPPRPAYCPVGPL, translated from the exons ATGCATCGGGG GGGTTCGCTGTACGGAATGGCCTCTTCCTCCAGCCTGTCCTCATCCTCGTATCGCTCAGCCCGCTACAGCAGCAGCTCcttcagagcagagagcagtgacGGGCAGGACTCACTGTTCCAGCCCTATCTGGACGGCAGCCCCCACTGCCTTttcggagaggagaggacaggaacACCCCTGCTGCCCTTCAGCAGATGCCACAGAGAATCATTTGGGTACCCAG GGGCTACAGGGACCTCTGAATTAGGACGCCCGGCCAGTATGGGTGTGGTGCAGGCAGTGGCCGATTCCTACCTAATGTCAGCAGATGTCAGTCAGTTTGAACCTCATGATGTGGTGGTGATGGCCTACAGCCACTGGGTGGTCATCCATGCAGAAAAG gTGGCTGAAGACGGCAGTGTCAGCGACACCTTCACCCATAAGAGCCAGCTCCCAGACGACATGGACCCTCTGTCGCTCAGCAGCTCCCTGACGCCTGAGGGCACGCTCCTGGTCAGTGTGAGGAAGATATGCGGCCTGGAGACTCCTGAGCCCCCTCGACCTGCCTACTGCCCTGTGGGTCCACTGTAG
- the fam131ab gene encoding protein FAM131A isoform X1, with amino-acid sequence MLLTTMTNFSCKVNVEDTVKMLPKSRRALTIQEIAALARSSLHGISQVVKDHVTKPTAMAQGRVAHLIEWKGWCKPTDSPAALESDFNSYSDLSEGEQEARFAAGVAEQFAIAEAKLRAWSSVDGDDSNDDSYDEDFPPANEPPQPTQSTDTMAYPHYLRDLLHSHVCQRGPRGPCEADGSPDPWPAGGSPDTLRSSLCSLEDHPLLRDLGCPPATPADLAAKILGALAGGEELLARLQRAGGDCAFRSLGPGGDDSSFSVSYSESFLSPAEEDDLPCKDYDSVCRDLPPGYAGRRKVSDVASSGVVSLDDEDEEEEEEEEDEGQRRQRQGQ; translated from the exons ATGCTTTTGACTACAATGACCAATTTTAGCTGTAAG GTAAATGTTGAAGACACTGTCAAGATGTTGCCCAAATCGAGAAGAGCGCTCACCATTCAAGAGATTGCAGCACTGGCACGGTCATCACTACACG gtATCTCCCAGGTTGTGAAGGACCATGTGACCAAGCCCACCGCCATGGCGCAGGGTCGCGTGGCCCACCTGATCGAGTGGAAGGGCTGGTGCAAGCCCACCGACTCGCCCGCCGCCCTGGAGTCCGACTTCAACTCGTACTCCGACCTCAgcgagggagagcaggaggcccGCTTCGCCGCAG GTGTGGCCGAGCAGTTCGCCATCGCGGAGGCCAAGCTGCGAGCGTGGTCATCCGTGGATGGCGACGACTCCAATGATGACTCCTACGATGAGGATTTCCCCCCGGCGAACGagcccccccaacccacccaaAGCACAG ACACGATGGCCTACCCCCATTACCTGCGGGACCTCCTGCACAGCCACGTGTGCCAgcgcgggccccggggcccctgcGAGGCGGACGGCAGCCCGGACCCCTGGCCGGCGGGCGGCTCCCCCGACACCCTGCGCTCCAGCCTGTGCAGCCTGGAGGACCACCCGCTGCTGCGGGACCTGGGCtgcccccccgccacccccgcGGACCTGGCCGCCAAGATCCTGGGCGCCCTGGCGGGGGGCGAGGAGCTGCTGGCTCGGCTGCAGAGGGCCGGCGGGGACTGCGCCTTCCGCAGCCTGGGGCCCGGGGGAGACGACTCCTCCTTCTCCGTGTCCTACTCCGAGTCCTTCCTGTCCCCGGCCGAGGAGGACGACCTGCCCTGCAAGGACTACGACAGCGTCTGCCGGGACCTCCCGCCGGGCTACGCCGGCCGCAGGAAGGTCTCCGACGTGGCCTCCTCCGGGGTGGTGTCTCTGGACGACgaagacgaggaggaggaggaggaggaggaggatgaaggaCAGAGGAGGCAGAGGCAGGGGCAGTGA